One Streptomyces fagopyri DNA window includes the following coding sequences:
- a CDS encoding STAS domain-containing protein, with amino-acid sequence MTQRTLVAASKAHSSGVTVVTATGELDYHTAPELRAAVDEAAFTADGTVIDLSGLTYCDSTGLTVLVTAYQRAQAAGSPLALAGLSADLTHVFEIVGLDQLFTLSPTIEEAIRSLRR; translated from the coding sequence GTGACCCAGCGCACCCTTGTCGCCGCCTCGAAGGCTCATTCCTCCGGTGTCACGGTGGTCACGGCGACCGGTGAACTCGATTACCACACCGCGCCGGAGCTGCGCGCGGCGGTGGACGAGGCCGCCTTCACGGCCGACGGCACGGTGATAGACCTGAGCGGGCTCACCTACTGCGACTCGACGGGCCTCACCGTCCTGGTCACCGCCTACCAGCGGGCCCAGGCCGCCGGATCACCCCTTGCCCTGGCCGGACTCAGCGCGGACCTCACCCACGTGTTCGAGATCGTCGGGCTCGACCAGCTCTTCACGCTCTCCCCGACGATCGAGGAAGCCATCAGGTCGTTGCGCCGCTGA
- a CDS encoding ATP-binding protein translates to MGAQTGDEHGVGHGTPIQASYALGDDDGSIADARHLAAAFLERARTAHGLAVSARVMDLAQLVVSELVTNARKYAPGPTLMHLRIADGIVDVSVWDSDPTVPTARSADPGRIGQHGLEIVKAVASHLDVEREAVGKRITARLPLADTPRRGVTALQSP, encoded by the coding sequence ATGGGAGCCCAGACCGGCGACGAGCACGGTGTGGGTCATGGCACCCCGATACAGGCGAGTTACGCCCTGGGTGACGACGACGGCAGTATCGCCGACGCCCGCCATCTCGCCGCGGCCTTCCTGGAGCGGGCGCGTACCGCGCACGGTCTCGCCGTTTCCGCCCGTGTCATGGATCTGGCGCAGCTGGTGGTGAGCGAACTGGTCACCAACGCCCGCAAGTACGCCCCCGGCCCGACGCTGATGCACCTCCGGATCGCCGACGGCATCGTTGACGTCTCCGTCTGGGACAGCGATCCCACCGTCCCCACCGCCCGGAGCGCCGACCCCGGCCGGATCGGCCAGCACGGGCTGGAGATCGTCAAGGCCGTCGCCTCGCATCTCGACGTCGAACGGGAAGCGGTCGGCAAGCGCATCACCGCCCGGCTGCCCCTGGCCGACACCCCCCGGCGCGGGGTCACCGCGCTCCAGTCGCCGTGA
- a CDS encoding TetR/AcrR family transcriptional regulator: MARAGLTAERLTLAGAELADEVGFDKVTVAALARHFGVKDASLYSHLRNSHDLKVRIALLALGELADRVAAALAGRAGKDALAAFANAYRDYAREHPGRYAAAQLRLDPETAAASAGVRHARMTRAILRGYDLTEPDQTHAVRLLGSTFHGYVTLEMSGGFSHSAPDSQESWSWVVDALDTLLRNWSAPAQSSSRPPV; this comes from the coding sequence ATGGCAAGAGCCGGGCTGACTGCGGAACGGCTGACGCTGGCGGGTGCGGAGCTGGCCGACGAGGTCGGCTTCGACAAGGTGACCGTCGCGGCGCTCGCCCGGCACTTCGGCGTCAAGGACGCGAGCCTCTATTCGCACCTGAGGAACTCGCACGACCTGAAGGTCAGGATCGCCCTGCTGGCTCTGGGGGAGCTGGCCGACCGGGTCGCCGCCGCACTCGCGGGCAGGGCGGGCAAGGACGCCCTCGCGGCCTTCGCGAACGCCTACCGGGACTACGCGCGAGAGCACCCCGGCCGCTACGCCGCGGCGCAGCTGAGGCTCGACCCCGAGACGGCGGCCGCCAGCGCCGGGGTCAGGCACGCACGGATGACCCGGGCGATCCTGCGCGGTTACGACCTGACGGAACCCGACCAGACCCATGCGGTCCGGTTGCTGGGCAGCACCTTCCACGGCTACGTCACCCTGGAGATGAGCGGAGGCTTCAGTCACAGCGCCCCCGACTCCCAGGAATCCTGGTCGTGGGTCGTGGACGCCCTCGACACCCTGCTGCGCAACTGGTCCGCGCCCGCGCAGAGTTCCTCGCGCCCGCCGGTCTGA
- a CDS encoding spore-associated protein, whose amino-acid sequence MRFNRSVLTAAALAALSVGAATAMAAPASAAANTTPQKVCGSSYRTVNSAPIGSQGTVYLTYNASNGRNCVATIRSTPGALKDMSAWIYVGATDEGAQDYGRYTSYAGPASVYGKAYCVDWGGNIGNVYVQVTGSNCSALKEHRVTTTR is encoded by the coding sequence ATGCGATTCAACCGATCTGTGCTGACTGCTGCCGCGTTGGCGGCGCTGTCGGTCGGAGCCGCGACCGCGATGGCGGCGCCCGCCTCCGCCGCGGCCAACACCACCCCGCAGAAGGTCTGTGGAAGCAGCTACCGGACCGTGAACTCGGCGCCCATCGGGTCGCAGGGCACGGTCTACCTGACGTACAACGCCTCGAACGGCAGGAACTGCGTCGCGACCATCCGCAGCACCCCGGGTGCCCTCAAGGACATGTCGGCCTGGATCTACGTGGGCGCCACCGACGAGGGAGCCCAGGACTACGGCCGGTACACGTCGTACGCCGGGCCGGCCTCCGTCTACGGCAAGGCCTACTGCGTCGACTGGGGCGGCAACATCGGCAACGTGTACGTGCAGGTCACCGGATCCAACTGCAGCGCCCTCAAGGAGCACCGGGTCACCACGACCCGCTGA
- a CDS encoding STAS domain-containing protein produces MTSTQGTGRPDRLSVKEHTANGIRVVTLCGEIDHDVTDALRDAVLPAAGQDRPRTAVDLSAVTFMDSSGINVLVSAHQAADDAGGWLRVAGAQGPVLRVIRLVGLDAVIACHPTVEQALGS; encoded by the coding sequence GTGACCAGCACCCAGGGAACGGGCAGGCCGGACCGGCTGTCCGTCAAAGAACACACGGCGAACGGAATCCGTGTCGTGACGCTGTGCGGTGAGATAGACCACGACGTCACGGACGCCCTCCGCGACGCCGTGCTGCCGGCCGCCGGCCAGGACCGGCCCCGCACCGCGGTGGACCTCAGCGCCGTGACCTTCATGGACTCCAGCGGGATCAACGTCCTCGTCTCCGCCCACCAGGCCGCCGACGACGCGGGCGGCTGGCTGCGCGTCGCCGGCGCCCAGGGGCCCGTCCTGCGCGTCATCCGGCTCGTCGGGCTCGACGCCGTCATCGCCTGCCATCCCACCGTCGAACAGGCCCTGGGCAGCTGA
- a CDS encoding phosphodiester glycosidase family protein, with the protein MTLRAKRPAGAGIRRTAVATAVALAFAGAASGVGTAFGSTDDVASHGHAVDRNWLPDTPENWPLVVDYTRTPAETVTRGLRHYGETYDTVGGRQHIQVLQADLADPNLRVGVVEAGDTLTDPDDETPSSMAHRTHAVAGVNGDYFEIYASGRPLGGVVSGGHMLKSPKPGFASQLGVKPDGTMVMGPETFSGTITAGAANRPLTSVNTVNDATSGGVTEVTPDLGETPALPQPSTLVLGHTADGGFVVDSIRTGVTTVPRLTSDQLGLLGAGNGGQWLGDNLHPGDAVGITARLSPDNDVTQLVSGVDTLVKDGQVYKDPTGTPPSGANPETAVGITKDGKHAIVVAIDGHGGAENAFGVTPEQAAGYMVAHGAWTAMLFDGGGSTGMVSRAPGADRAEVVNTPSDQPGNTERPVANGIFFYTTAKEAGDAVKVVVNGGETVTTVAGGAVPVPVHALDRFSNPAAGQVKVRIEPSSLATYEDGELTPRRTGTGRIVASDGRVTTSEKLDVVSKLQSLTVSPDKADLDNGATQQLSLAGTVKGGGPARIPAEAATWKVTPDNLGTVDAHGLFTSDTEHGGLAEVSATVAGTTATTSIAVGRVAEVVDPMTGTDVWKLSNNTTGKPATLSADPGVVPPESTESGSLRLDYTMPAGAGVKQLVLAPKVTLKTDTHDGQVPTGIGVWIKGGGPDGIQLAEKYINVDGTANTPLYLTGVTSDGWRLAVAQLPAGMKFPLTVSYLDFLAISPSTTYTGSLNVAGLQALYSPRPAVEPEYEAIPDNPSWLGFEEDSARFAKRGATLLAGDDAHLLASDPGSVSSNVMDSIAKRLPTLTPQARPDAAQFLGDMSDDGKPADLQFAKSKMDALGVPERDIVGNHEITQGADAENGNYSDTFGDTHYGYSQGAARMIVTDNSHGSLQSSDPFQDPAGEQYPWLVQELTDATAKDILVITHMPAYDPHPAANSQFTDRWEARMYLRLVQRYQETHPKQHVIMMYGHARGFSEQILDPEGRSVTTAEGGIPQFAFADLGMPAYAPADRGGIYHFGLIRIGDDGDLQYTVEPALASITVKGPKDPVAEGDHVALTATGDQIAGDNIAPLTVPVADPASHLWSSSNPKVASVDPSTGALTAHRHGTVTVSVTSGGVTGSAQVVVG; encoded by the coding sequence ATGACACTTCGCGCAAAGAGACCCGCGGGGGCCGGCATACGCCGTACCGCGGTCGCCACCGCGGTGGCGCTGGCCTTCGCAGGCGCCGCGAGCGGTGTGGGAACCGCCTTCGGTTCCACCGACGACGTGGCCTCGCACGGCCACGCGGTGGACCGGAACTGGCTCCCGGACACGCCCGAGAACTGGCCGCTGGTGGTGGACTACACCCGTACACCGGCCGAGACCGTCACCCGCGGCCTGCGGCATTACGGCGAGACCTACGACACCGTCGGCGGCCGCCAGCACATCCAGGTGCTCCAGGCCGATCTCGCCGACCCGAACCTCCGGGTCGGCGTGGTGGAGGCCGGCGACACCCTCACCGACCCGGATGACGAGACCCCGTCGTCGATGGCGCACCGCACCCACGCGGTGGCCGGCGTCAACGGCGACTACTTCGAGATCTACGCCAGTGGACGCCCGCTCGGCGGCGTCGTCTCGGGCGGCCACATGCTCAAGAGCCCCAAGCCGGGATTCGCCTCCCAGTTGGGCGTCAAGCCCGACGGAACCATGGTGATGGGCCCGGAAACCTTCTCCGGGACGATCACCGCGGGCGCCGCCAACCGCCCGCTCACGTCGGTGAACACCGTGAACGACGCGACGTCCGGCGGCGTCACCGAAGTCACCCCCGACCTCGGCGAGACCCCGGCCCTGCCCCAGCCCTCCACGCTCGTCCTCGGTCACACCGCCGACGGCGGGTTCGTCGTCGACAGCATCCGGACCGGTGTCACCACCGTGCCCCGGCTGACCTCCGATCAGCTCGGTCTGCTCGGCGCCGGGAACGGCGGACAGTGGCTGGGCGACAATCTGCACCCCGGAGACGCGGTGGGCATCACTGCCCGGTTGTCCCCCGATAACGATGTCACCCAGCTTGTCAGCGGCGTCGACACGCTGGTGAAGGACGGCCAGGTCTACAAGGACCCGACCGGCACCCCGCCCAGCGGCGCCAACCCGGAGACCGCGGTCGGCATCACCAAGGACGGCAAGCACGCCATCGTCGTCGCCATCGACGGCCACGGCGGCGCCGAAAATGCGTTCGGCGTGACGCCCGAGCAGGCCGCGGGCTACATGGTCGCCCACGGCGCCTGGACCGCCATGCTCTTCGACGGCGGCGGCTCCACCGGCATGGTCAGCCGCGCCCCCGGCGCTGATCGCGCCGAGGTCGTCAACACCCCCTCCGACCAGCCCGGCAACACCGAACGCCCGGTCGCGAACGGCATCTTCTTCTACACCACCGCCAAGGAAGCGGGAGACGCCGTCAAGGTCGTGGTGAACGGCGGCGAGACGGTCACCACCGTCGCCGGCGGCGCCGTCCCGGTCCCGGTGCACGCGCTGGACCGGTTCTCCAACCCCGCGGCCGGCCAGGTCAAGGTGCGGATCGAGCCCTCGTCGCTCGCCACGTACGAGGACGGCGAGCTGACCCCGCGCCGCACCGGCACGGGCCGGATCGTCGCCTCCGACGGCCGGGTCACGACCTCCGAGAAGCTCGACGTCGTCAGCAAGCTGCAGTCCCTGACGGTCTCTCCCGACAAGGCCGACCTCGACAACGGCGCCACCCAGCAGCTCTCCCTGGCCGGCACCGTCAAGGGCGGGGGCCCGGCGCGGATCCCCGCCGAGGCCGCGACCTGGAAGGTCACCCCGGACAACCTGGGAACCGTGGACGCGCACGGCCTGTTCACCTCGGACACCGAGCACGGCGGCCTCGCCGAGGTCAGCGCCACGGTGGCCGGAACCACCGCGACCACGTCGATCGCGGTCGGTCGGGTCGCCGAGGTCGTCGACCCGATGACCGGCACGGACGTCTGGAAGCTCAGCAACAACACCACCGGCAAGCCGGCCACGCTGAGCGCGGACCCGGGTGTCGTCCCGCCGGAGTCAACCGAGTCCGGCTCGCTGCGCCTCGACTACACGATGCCCGCCGGCGCCGGCGTCAAGCAGCTCGTGCTGGCGCCGAAGGTCACGCTGAAGACCGACACCCACGACGGTCAGGTCCCCACGGGCATCGGCGTATGGATCAAGGGCGGGGGCCCCGACGGCATCCAGCTCGCCGAGAAGTACATCAACGTCGACGGCACCGCCAACACCCCCCTCTACCTGACCGGTGTCACCTCCGACGGCTGGCGACTGGCGGTCGCCCAGCTGCCCGCCGGCATGAAGTTCCCGCTGACCGTCAGCTACCTCGACTTCCTGGCCATCAGCCCCAGCACCACGTACACCGGTTCGCTGAACGTCGCCGGGCTGCAGGCGCTGTACTCGCCGCGGCCGGCCGTCGAGCCCGAGTACGAGGCGATCCCGGACAACCCGTCGTGGCTGGGTTTCGAAGAGGACTCCGCACGGTTCGCCAAGCGCGGCGCGACCCTGCTCGCCGGTGACGACGCGCACCTGCTCGCGAGCGACCCCGGATCCGTGAGCAGCAACGTGATGGACTCCATCGCCAAGAGGCTGCCCACCCTCACCCCGCAGGCCCGGCCGGACGCCGCGCAGTTCCTCGGGGACATGTCGGACGACGGCAAGCCGGCGGACCTTCAGTTCGCCAAGTCCAAGATGGACGCCCTCGGTGTCCCCGAGCGCGACATCGTCGGCAACCACGAGATCACCCAGGGCGCCGACGCCGAGAACGGCAACTACAGCGACACCTTCGGCGACACCCACTACGGGTACTCGCAGGGTGCGGCGCGGATGATCGTCACCGACAACTCGCACGGCAGCCTGCAGTCCTCGGACCCGTTCCAGGACCCGGCGGGCGAGCAGTACCCGTGGCTGGTACAGGAGTTGACGGACGCCACCGCCAAGGACATACTGGTCATCACGCACATGCCGGCGTACGACCCGCACCCCGCCGCGAACAGCCAGTTCACGGACCGGTGGGAGGCGCGGATGTACCTGCGGCTGGTCCAGCGCTACCAGGAGACGCACCCGAAGCAGCACGTGATCATGATGTACGGTCACGCCCGCGGCTTCTCCGAGCAGATCCTCGACCCCGAGGGGCGGAGCGTGACGACCGCCGAGGGAGGCATTCCGCAGTTCGCCTTCGCGGACCTCGGCATGCCCGCCTACGCCCCGGCCGACCGGGGTGGCATCTACCACTTCGGCCTGATCCGGATCGGTGACGACGGAGACCTGCAGTACACGGTCGAGCCCGCTCTCGCGTCGATCACCGTCAAGGGCCCGAAGGACCCCGTCGCCGAGGGCGACCACGTCGCCCTGACCGCGACCGGGGACCAGATCGCCGGTGACAACATCGCACCGCTCACCGTCCCGGTCGCGGACCCGGCATCCCACCTCTGGAGCTCCAGCAACCCGAAGGTGGCGTCGGTGGATCCCTCCACCGGGGCTCTGACCGCCCACCGCCACGGCACCGTCACCGTCTCGGTGACCTCCGGCGGCGTCACGGGCAGCGCCCAGGTCGTCGTCGGGTGA
- a CDS encoding MHYT domain-containing protein, producing MNGTVDGFSYGVVTPVAAYVMACLGAALGLRCVARTIHYDEGRKAPWLALGAACLGCGIWTMHFIGMIGFQVEQTAITYNVPLTVLSLVVAIVVVSVGVFIVGYRGAAPVPLAAAGVVTGLGVAAMHYLGMAAMHLDGELHYSAPVVALSVLIAVGAATAALWAAVTIRGFLPSLGASLVMGVAVSGMHYTGMAAVSVHVHTGVGHTADGRTPTSLLLPMLIGPVVFLLVAAVIVMFDPVLMLGDGDWGRGDRAGGRGPSAPVEPSAFEPRSGDPSRPRAHRR from the coding sequence ATGAACGGCACCGTCGACGGCTTCAGCTACGGGGTCGTCACCCCCGTGGCCGCCTATGTCATGGCCTGCCTGGGAGCTGCGCTGGGGCTGCGTTGTGTGGCCCGGACCATCCATTACGACGAGGGGCGCAAGGCCCCCTGGCTGGCGTTGGGTGCCGCGTGTCTGGGCTGCGGCATCTGGACCATGCACTTCATCGGGATGATCGGCTTCCAGGTGGAGCAGACGGCCATCACCTACAACGTGCCCCTGACGGTGCTGAGCCTGGTGGTCGCGATCGTCGTGGTCAGCGTCGGAGTGTTCATCGTCGGCTACCGGGGCGCCGCCCCCGTACCGCTGGCCGCCGCCGGTGTGGTGACAGGCCTGGGCGTCGCGGCCATGCACTACCTGGGCATGGCCGCCATGCATCTCGACGGCGAACTGCACTACAGCGCGCCCGTCGTCGCACTGTCCGTCCTGATCGCCGTCGGAGCCGCGACCGCCGCACTGTGGGCCGCCGTCACGATCCGCGGCTTCCTGCCCTCCCTCGGCGCCAGTCTGGTGATGGGCGTCGCCGTCTCCGGCATGCACTACACCGGCATGGCGGCTGTGAGCGTCCACGTCCACACCGGTGTTGGACACACGGCGGACGGACGCACCCCCACCTCGCTGCTGTTGCCGATGCTCATCGGCCCCGTCGTCTTTCTCCTCGTGGCGGCGGTCATCGTCATGTTCGACCCGGTCCTCATGCTCGGCGACGGCGACTGGGGCCGCGGCGACCGCGCGGGCGGGCGCGGCCCGTCCGCCCCGGTGGAGCCGAGCGCGTTCGAGCCGCGTTCCGGCGATCCGTCCCGTCCGCGGGCGCACCGGCGTTGA
- a CDS encoding FBP domain-containing protein produces the protein MEPLTEQEIRAAFVNCTKGEAKRLSVPRDLADRPWDDLDYLGWRDPQAPDRAYLVSRLDGGLRALALRCPGPGAQQMRRSMCSMCLTTHTGGVSLMVAPKAGKAGQQGNSVGAYMCSDLACSLYMRGKKDAGVGGRLHESLTLEEKVQRTVSNIAAFIAKVSA, from the coding sequence ATGGAACCGCTGACTGAGCAAGAGATCCGTGCCGCCTTCGTGAACTGCACCAAGGGCGAGGCCAAGCGGCTGTCCGTCCCGCGTGACCTGGCCGACCGGCCCTGGGACGACCTGGACTACCTGGGCTGGCGGGACCCCCAGGCCCCCGACCGTGCCTACCTCGTCAGCCGCCTCGACGGCGGTCTCAGGGCCCTCGCTCTGCGCTGTCCCGGCCCCGGTGCCCAGCAGATGCGCCGCAGCATGTGTTCGATGTGCCTGACCACGCACACCGGAGGTGTGTCCCTGATGGTCGCGCCGAAGGCCGGCAAGGCCGGACAGCAGGGCAACTCGGTGGGCGCCTACATGTGCAGCGACCTCGCCTGCTCGCTGTACATGCGTGGCAAGAAGGACGCGGGTGTCGGCGGCCGCCTCCACGAATCGCTCACCCTGGAGGAGAAGGTCCAGCGGACCGTGTCGAACATCGCCGCGTTCATCGCCAAGGTGTCAGCGTGA
- a CDS encoding GDSL-type esterase/lipase family protein — protein sequence MSYDSTLITTPLTADLLRGALELEQTGHGVLPHRLPARARAQCADGQLAMAESQPSGVRLALRTRATVVELDTLPTKRAYVGAPPRPDGVYDLLVDGRPAGRASVAGGNVLTIDMATGSTRTTSGPVGTLRFDDLPAGAKDVEIWLPHNETTELVALRSDAPVEPVPDRGRAVWLHHGSSISHGSDAASPTTTWPALAAALGGVELINLGLSGGALLDPFTARVLRDTPADLISVKIGINLVNTDLMRLRAFTPAVHGFLDTIREGHPTTPLLVVSPILCPIHEDTPGPSAPDLNALSAGRLRFRAAGDPAETAAGKLTLRVIRAELDRVVERRAAEDPNLHRLDGRELYGEADAAELPLPDDLHPDAATHRRIGERFAELAFAPGAPFAATTD from the coding sequence ATGAGCTACGACAGCACCCTGATCACCACGCCCCTCACCGCGGATCTCCTGCGTGGCGCCCTCGAACTGGAGCAGACCGGGCACGGTGTGCTGCCGCACCGGCTGCCCGCGCGCGCACGCGCCCAGTGCGCCGACGGCCAGCTGGCCATGGCGGAGTCCCAGCCCTCCGGCGTACGGCTCGCCCTGCGCACCCGGGCCACCGTCGTCGAGCTGGACACCCTGCCCACCAAGCGCGCCTACGTGGGTGCCCCGCCGCGTCCGGACGGCGTCTACGACCTGCTCGTCGACGGCCGTCCGGCAGGCCGCGCGAGCGTGGCCGGCGGCAACGTCCTCACCATCGACATGGCCACCGGGTCCACGAGGACCACCTCGGGCCCGGTCGGCACCCTCCGCTTCGACGATCTGCCCGCGGGTGCGAAGGACGTCGAGATCTGGCTGCCGCACAACGAGACCACCGAACTGGTCGCCCTGCGCTCCGACGCCCCCGTCGAACCGGTGCCGGACCGGGGCCGTGCGGTGTGGCTGCACCACGGCAGTTCGATCAGCCACGGCTCCGACGCGGCGAGCCCCACCACCACTTGGCCGGCGCTGGCCGCGGCTCTCGGCGGCGTGGAGCTGATCAACCTCGGGCTGAGCGGCGGCGCCCTGCTCGACCCGTTCACCGCGCGCGTGCTGCGGGACACCCCCGCGGACCTGATCAGCGTCAAGATCGGCATCAACCTGGTCAACACGGACCTGATGCGGCTGCGGGCGTTCACCCCGGCCGTCCACGGCTTCCTCGACACCATCCGCGAAGGTCACCCGACCACGCCGTTGCTGGTCGTGTCACCCATCCTGTGCCCCATCCACGAGGACACGCCGGGCCCCAGCGCGCCGGACCTCAACGCACTGAGCGCCGGCCGACTGCGGTTCCGCGCCGCCGGCGACCCGGCGGAGACCGCCGCCGGGAAGCTCACCCTGCGCGTCATCAGGGCCGAACTCGACCGCGTCGTCGAGCGAAGAGCGGCCGAGGACCCGAACCTGCACCGCCTCGACGGCCGTGAGCTCTACGGCGAGGCGGACGCCGCCGAACTGCCGCTCCCCGACGACCTGCACCCCGACGCCGCGACCCACCGCCGCATCGGCGAGCGCTTCGCCGAACTGGCCTTCGCTCCGGGCGCACCGTTCGCCGCGACGACCGACTGA